The Candidatus Margulisiibacteriota bacterium genome has a segment encoding these proteins:
- a CDS encoding TolC family protein — protein MIKKYLLFSLVLLNFCFSLDILTWQQCQQLARENNTDLKIAKAKLVDESNSLKIAELNGSLTVGGSASVKRAGGESAVKNTAGAGVSAQKLIYDGNKSNNLVLAAEERLKSAEYNYQITEANVRLTIRQYFCEALRSQELLELSKTIVERRNQQYELVRLRYNGGLEHRGSFLKAKANLIEAQNNLSQAKRNLQINYDKLLYSLGLEMGTAILVSENINKIVLAKKPNFNEIIDNSLLLKDLISQKLQDEYGVYIAESNYLPTAYINGSLNQNYSFNQDGVYASSSGWSVGGNLSFDLYDGNKKDYELDKAKSQLYQKKINLENKTHYVYLTLQEMWNNLVDSYDNIAVANIFLEASEERSKIASAQYSSGLISFTDWITIEDELIKTRKSKLNSNLDTLIQEAKWINSKGEGFDEK, from the coding sequence ATGATTAAAAAATATTTACTGTTTTCTCTAGTTTTACTAAACTTTTGTTTTTCCTTAGATATCCTTACTTGGCAACAATGCCAGCAGTTAGCAAGAGAAAATAATACTGACCTCAAAATTGCCAAAGCCAAATTAGTGGATGAATCAAATTCTCTAAAAATTGCTGAATTGAATGGAAGCCTAACTGTTGGGGGTTCTGCTTCTGTCAAGCGAGCAGGTGGGGAGTCAGCAGTTAAGAATACTGCCGGAGCAGGAGTTTCTGCTCAGAAACTGATTTATGATGGGAACAAAAGCAATAACTTAGTTCTAGCTGCTGAAGAGAGATTAAAATCTGCAGAATATAATTATCAAATCACAGAGGCTAATGTGCGCTTAACTATTCGACAATATTTTTGTGAAGCCCTTCGGTCTCAAGAATTATTAGAACTATCTAAAACTATCGTTGAAAGAAGAAATCAACAATATGAATTAGTGCGACTTAGATATAATGGAGGACTTGAGCATAGAGGATCTTTTCTGAAAGCTAAAGCCAATCTGATTGAGGCTCAAAACAACTTATCTCAAGCAAAAAGAAACTTACAAATCAATTATGATAAACTCCTGTATTCTCTGGGACTGGAGATGGGAACAGCTATTCTTGTTTCAGAAAATATTAATAAAATTGTTCTTGCAAAGAAGCCTAATTTTAACGAGATTATTGACAATAGTTTATTGTTGAAAGATTTGATTTCTCAAAAACTACAAGACGAATATGGTGTATACATTGCTGAATCTAACTATTTGCCAACTGCTTATATTAATGGGTCTCTTAATCAAAATTATTCTTTTAATCAAGATGGGGTTTATGCTAGTTCTTCAGGCTGGTCAGTTGGTGGTAATCTTTCTTTTGATTTATATGATGGGAACAAAAAAGATTATGAACTAGATAAGGCAAAATCTCAGCTTTATCAAAAAAAGATTAACTTAGAAAACAAAACGCATTACGTTTATCTTACGCTCCAAGAAATGTGGAACAACCTAGTAGATTCCTATGATAATATAGCAGTTGCCAATATCTTTTTAGAAGCTTCGGAAGAAAGGTCTAAAATTGCTTCCGCCCAATATTCCTCGGGACTAATTTCTTTTACCGACTGGATTACAATTGAAGACGAACTTATTAAAACAAGGAAGTCTAAACTTAACAGCAACTTAGATACATTAATTCAAGAAGCAAAATGGATAAATTCGAAGGGAGAAGGTTTTGATGAAAAATAA